Proteins co-encoded in one Sporosarcina sp. FSL K6-1522 genomic window:
- a CDS encoding phosphoadenylyl-sulfate reductase, which yields MAKLTYASWLDYEDDFEVDDVSKGALQALQWAYDEYDDELVYACSFGVEGIVMIDLLSQIKPTAKVVFLDTGLHFPETYVLIDEVKQRYPQLSIELKKPALTVEEQAEKVGDELWARQPDRCCYMRKVLPLQETLSKATAWLSGLRREQSPSRSRTNFINKDDTFQSIKICPLIYWSWTDIWDYVKKHQLPYNPLHDQGYPSIGCAPCTLPGDTTSGSRSGRWADQTKTECGLHKSN from the coding sequence ATGGCGAAGTTGACATATGCGTCATGGCTTGACTATGAAGATGATTTTGAAGTGGACGATGTATCAAAGGGTGCGTTACAAGCGCTGCAATGGGCGTACGATGAATATGATGATGAGCTTGTCTATGCTTGTAGCTTCGGAGTTGAGGGGATTGTGATGATTGATTTACTGTCACAAATTAAACCGACTGCTAAGGTAGTATTTCTAGATACAGGCCTTCATTTTCCAGAAACGTATGTGTTGATTGATGAAGTGAAGCAAAGGTATCCGCAGCTGTCTATTGAACTAAAAAAACCAGCATTAACGGTTGAGGAACAAGCTGAAAAAGTGGGCGATGAACTTTGGGCAAGGCAACCGGATCGTTGTTGTTATATGCGAAAAGTGCTTCCGTTGCAGGAAACGTTGAGCAAGGCAACAGCATGGTTATCCGGACTAAGGCGTGAGCAATCTCCGTCAAGAAGTCGGACCAATTTCATCAATAAGGATGATACGTTTCAATCTATTAAAATTTGTCCACTTATTTATTGGTCATGGACGGATATTTGGGATTATGTCAAGAAACATCAGCTGCCATATAACCCCCTTCATGATCAAGGCTATCCAAGTATTGGTTGTGCTCCTTGTACATTGCCAGGCGATACAACATCAGGTTCAAGATCGGGTCGTTGGGCAGACCAAACAAAAACGGAATGTGGTTTGCATAAATCGAACTAA
- the cysC gene encoding adenylyl-sulfate kinase: protein MATATNITWHESEVTKAKRREAKGHKSAILWFTGLSGSGKSTISVALETALYTKGIHTYRLDGDNVRFGLNKNLGFSPEDRTENIRRIGEVAKLMVDAGLFTLTAFISPYLEDRAQVRELVEADEFIEIYVKARLETCEQRDPKGLYKKARLGEIKGFTGIDAPYEEPCNPDILIDADVLSIEEAVEVILHYLQAQKYF from the coding sequence ATGGCGACAGCTACAAATATTACTTGGCATGAATCAGAGGTCACAAAAGCAAAGCGTCGGGAAGCGAAAGGACATAAAAGTGCGATTTTGTGGTTTACAGGACTGTCAGGTTCAGGAAAGTCGACGATTTCAGTCGCGTTGGAAACGGCATTGTATACAAAGGGGATTCATACGTATCGATTGGATGGGGATAATGTTCGTTTTGGTTTAAATAAAAATTTAGGGTTTAGTCCAGAGGATCGAACGGAAAATATTCGAAGAATTGGTGAAGTGGCAAAGTTAATGGTGGATGCAGGCTTGTTCACGTTGACGGCATTTATTTCTCCGTATCTTGAAGATCGTGCGCAAGTACGTGAACTCGTTGAAGCGGATGAATTCATTGAAATTTATGTGAAAGCTCGTTTGGAAACATGCGAACAACGTGATCCAAAAGGATTGTATAAGAAAGCAAGATTAGGAGAAATTAAAGGGTTTACAGGAATCGATGCACCTTATGAAGAGCCCTGCAATCCAGACATTCTGATTGATGCCGATGTGCTAAGTATTGAAGAAGCTGTCGAAGTGATCCTTCATTATTTACAAGCACAAAAGTATTTCTAA
- a CDS encoding helix-turn-helix domain-containing protein, with the protein MSYNMCIKGIEMELGEQLACWIDEMDEEHLVVRTGGLLKGAIQIQFVEIVCWHDWIRLARLKRYYDCFYIVILHEQLQHTSPMAVRLGVQELLMTPVKKSAFFRAVRGALHTLERQELSATKRKECETTTITGEVAPINEPLKQYMLRRFLHGDIKQEQQIVEGLSLFEKDDFPNVVCYVQGFIYSEQEIFVRNEIVQTICTSFQRAFEGIVPGLYFLPFNESLIMLFRKTENSESVNNWQIGRELFEGVVKELLAEFGIQLYIGIGTLCNEPEKLWLSFQEARIARNMPPFQGISLRYFDELPREPDIIKSIEYIETQDTEAITAKETAQYVNLSYSHFVRLFKKETGNTFSEYVTFMRLRKAVWLLRHTTKTIEEISDEANFNTPNYFSSTFKKVVGLTPREYRGTQHIRFS; encoded by the coding sequence TTGTCTTATAATATGTGCATTAAAGGTATTGAAATGGAGTTAGGCGAACAACTGGCTTGTTGGATTGATGAAATGGATGAGGAACATCTTGTCGTAAGGACGGGGGGGCTCTTAAAAGGGGCTATACAGATTCAGTTTGTGGAAATCGTCTGCTGGCATGACTGGATTCGACTCGCGCGCTTAAAACGGTATTACGACTGTTTTTATATTGTGATTCTGCATGAGCAGTTGCAACATACATCACCAATGGCTGTCCGATTAGGTGTGCAAGAGTTGCTTATGACACCCGTGAAAAAATCGGCTTTTTTTCGGGCGGTCCGAGGAGCACTGCACACGCTTGAGCGTCAGGAACTATCCGCAACTAAAAGGAAAGAATGTGAAACAACTACGATAACCGGCGAAGTAGCTCCTATAAATGAGCCACTTAAACAATATATGCTTCGACGTTTTTTACACGGTGACATCAAACAAGAGCAGCAAATAGTTGAAGGCCTATCATTGTTTGAAAAAGATGATTTTCCGAATGTTGTGTGCTATGTGCAAGGATTTATCTATTCAGAACAGGAAATATTTGTTCGCAATGAAATCGTTCAAACGATATGTACTAGTTTCCAACGTGCGTTTGAAGGTATTGTACCCGGACTGTATTTCCTTCCATTCAATGAATCGCTCATTATGTTATTTAGAAAAACAGAGAATAGTGAGTCGGTGAATAATTGGCAGATAGGGAGAGAATTGTTTGAAGGCGTTGTCAAGGAACTACTTGCAGAATTCGGTATTCAACTCTACATCGGTATTGGTACGCTATGCAATGAGCCTGAAAAGCTATGGTTATCCTTTCAAGAGGCTAGAATCGCGCGGAATATGCCGCCATTTCAAGGGATTTCATTACGTTATTTTGATGAATTGCCAAGAGAACCAGATATTATAAAAAGTATAGAATATATTGAAACGCAAGACACAGAAGCGATCACTGCAAAAGAGACCGCTCAGTATGTGAATTTAAGCTACTCGCATTTTGTTCGGTTATTTAAAAAAGAAACGGGCAATACCTTTTCGGAGTATGTAACATTTATGCGCCTCCGAAAAGCGGTTTGGTTACTCCGTCATACGACAAAGACGATTGAAGAAATTTCAGATGAAGCGAATTTTAATACACCAAATTACTTTAGTTCCACATTTAAAAAGGTAGTTGGGTTAACGCCACGCGAATATCGGGGCACGCAGCATATTCGATTTTCCTGA
- a CDS encoding cation acetate symporter, producing MTAWLSDPKYIFTIILMGTIIFITYLSKRNATASDFFVGGRSFGWFTNGSAIGGDYLSAATFLGLAGLTFSLGYDGAFYTFSFSIGLTLLAIFVAGPLRRFGAFTVADFVAYRFHSKRARVVAVIVVLAISGFYAAPQLLGAAQILSMFFGTSYEFGIIFTCVTMTLYVGIGGMKGTTLNQALELWIRFGAFVLMVAAAIYGGLHYQQILTAITEFTGSISGTAPYTEDGKDLMFDGSVWASTGFLTPNFFHTVSLVIGLSLGTIGLPHILLRFYTNPSAKSARKSALMAIGIASVFFLFAVYLGVVGRAVFLQGGLSPEVIQNLVTGGDNMVVPSIAEVLGGKWMLGLVIAGAFAAIFSNLSGLFIASSGALAHDLYAQFTKKELTQSQRVFAAKIAILILALVYGALGLLVKEASIGHLVALAFTVAASTFAPIFLFGIWWRGMTEKGAIAGLIVGLAASMFMIFFASSLPEALQFKVPGIITVPIGFLTVYVVSKLDRQVPRDVNLFMQKVHAKHEEA from the coding sequence ATGACCGCTTGGCTATCAGATCCTAAATATATCTTTACTATCATTTTAATGGGAACGATTATTTTTATCACCTATTTGTCAAAAAGAAATGCAACAGCAAGTGACTTTTTTGTTGGCGGACGATCATTTGGCTGGTTTACAAATGGCTCAGCAATCGGCGGGGACTATTTAAGTGCAGCAACGTTTCTCGGACTTGCCGGGCTGACCTTCTCTCTAGGGTATGATGGTGCTTTTTATACCTTTTCCTTTTCAATTGGTTTAACCTTACTTGCGATTTTTGTGGCGGGCCCACTCCGCCGCTTTGGTGCCTTTACAGTTGCGGACTTTGTCGCTTACCGATTCCACAGTAAGCGTGCACGGGTTGTCGCAGTTATCGTCGTACTGGCGATTTCAGGATTTTACGCCGCACCCCAGCTACTTGGTGCAGCTCAAATTTTAAGCATGTTTTTTGGTACTTCTTATGAGTTTGGAATTATATTCACATGTGTGACGATGACATTATATGTCGGAATCGGCGGCATGAAAGGGACAACCTTGAACCAAGCATTAGAGCTATGGATTCGCTTTGGTGCTTTTGTTTTAATGGTAGCCGCAGCCATTTATGGTGGACTACATTACCAACAAATATTAACAGCCATTACAGAGTTCACTGGGTCAATTAGTGGGACAGCTCCTTACACTGAAGATGGAAAAGATTTAATGTTTGATGGTAGCGTCTGGGCTTCTACTGGATTTCTAACACCAAACTTTTTCCATACCGTGTCACTTGTCATTGGTCTTTCACTTGGGACAATTGGATTGCCCCATATTTTACTTCGCTTTTATACAAACCCAAGTGCAAAATCCGCACGTAAGTCTGCACTAATGGCTATCGGAATTGCGAGCGTCTTCTTTCTATTCGCTGTCTATTTGGGTGTTGTTGGACGAGCGGTCTTTTTACAAGGTGGCTTAAGCCCCGAAGTGATCCAAAACCTTGTAACTGGCGGGGATAATATGGTGGTTCCATCGATTGCAGAAGTGCTCGGTGGTAAATGGATGCTTGGCCTTGTCATTGCCGGCGCATTCGCAGCAATTTTCTCGAACCTTTCAGGTCTCTTTATCGCCAGCTCGGGTGCACTTGCACATGATTTATATGCTCAATTCACGAAAAAAGAATTAACACAAAGCCAGCGTGTCTTCGCTGCTAAAATTGCAATTCTTATTTTAGCCCTCGTCTACGGCGCACTCGGCCTACTTGTGAAAGAGGCATCGATTGGACATCTTGTGGCACTAGCCTTTACTGTTGCAGCGAGTACTTTTGCACCAATATTCTTGTTTGGTATTTGGTGGCGAGGTATGACCGAAAAAGGGGCGATTGCAGGGCTGATTGTTGGGCTTGCTGCTTCCATGTTTATGATTTTCTTTGCGTCATCTTTACCAGAAGCCTTGCAATTTAAAGTACCAGGAATTATTACCGTCCCAATTGGTTTCCTCACAGTTTATGTTGTGTCCAAACTCGATCGTCAAGTACCAAGAGATGTAAACTTATTTATGCAAAAAGTACACGCAAAACACGAGGAAGCCTAG
- a CDS encoding toxic anion resistance protein — translation MTTTVELQKQGLNEQTANQLRLQLRQEPQVLQIVNNMDIKDQTEMLALGKEPAERLSRFSDRILNTMMVSKLDDSGDLLNQLEKLMKRFDRNEITKEPGFLDKLFKRAKQQAEAMFKKYQTLGGEIEKIHGQFAIIEDELKKSNRELEELYEEDVQYYFELEKYVVAAEIKLDEVNQTLIPTCQQKVDQGDQMARMELENLFAVKELLERKIDDLEKARMVAVIAAPQIKTMQRGNNDLVAKINSAFVTTIPIFKMGIINTVNAKRQKVHSDSLNAFEDRANQMLQDVTSDIMKQSIDIAQRSGSSSIKMETIENMWDTIVSGIDEYKKVKEEQSMQRIEDRKRLETLREDAKRVLSMNG, via the coding sequence ATGACAACGACAGTAGAACTTCAAAAACAAGGGTTGAATGAACAAACGGCAAATCAGCTACGACTTCAATTACGTCAAGAGCCACAAGTGCTTCAAATTGTGAATAACATGGATATCAAAGATCAAACGGAAATGTTGGCGCTAGGAAAAGAGCCGGCAGAAAGATTATCTCGCTTCTCAGATCGTATTTTAAATACAATGATGGTATCGAAATTAGACGATTCTGGTGATTTATTGAATCAGCTTGAAAAGTTAATGAAACGATTCGATCGCAACGAGATTACAAAGGAGCCAGGTTTTTTAGATAAGCTGTTTAAACGTGCCAAGCAACAAGCGGAAGCGATGTTTAAAAAGTATCAAACACTAGGTGGAGAAATTGAAAAAATTCATGGCCAATTCGCAATCATTGAGGACGAATTAAAGAAATCGAACCGTGAATTAGAAGAGCTTTATGAAGAAGATGTACAATATTATTTTGAACTAGAGAAATATGTGGTCGCTGCAGAAATCAAGCTAGATGAGGTTAACCAAACTTTGATACCTACTTGTCAGCAAAAGGTCGATCAAGGCGACCAAATGGCACGAATGGAGTTAGAAAATTTATTTGCAGTAAAAGAGTTATTAGAACGTAAAATTGACGACTTGGAAAAGGCGCGTATGGTAGCCGTCATCGCAGCCCCGCAAATTAAAACAATGCAAAGAGGAAACAACGATTTAGTTGCAAAAATTAATAGTGCATTTGTGACAACCATTCCGATTTTTAAAATGGGCATCATCAACACGGTGAATGCAAAACGACAAAAAGTGCATTCGGATTCGTTGAATGCTTTTGAAGATCGAGCGAATCAGATGTTACAAGATGTGACAAGTGACATTATGAAACAAAGCATCGACATTGCACAACGCTCAGGTAGCTCAAGCATTAAAATGGAGACTATCGAAAATATGTGGGACACGATTGTGTCAGGTATTGATGAGTATAAGAAAGTAAAAGAAGAGCAATCTATGCAACGCATCGAAGATCGCAAGCGTTTAGAGACATTACGTGAGGACGCAAAGCGGGTACTGTCAATGAATGGATAA
- a CDS encoding YceG family protein codes for MSYIQIEPILDTRTTDWLARFLASSRERPSYYIDDSTFRFNRIGLRVLGVPLVEDEYYNSLFDMQEKSFIHVLSEELDKTIANEDFQAVQEILLLHQKEPKGLSINRLIAFMYGKNLIPKHNDIAINRHVQLSTIKIVTHFQQQQNRGLQSPEFRRFLIDIVKWLKNHWEKWSESLIVGDDFPKVVWYGELSSSQKYFLLLLMEFGCDILIFHPAAQDLFAEVDPKNERSIMYEYADSGELQPFPTQLRDRETTVAYRATKQLEKMMNDHQSGVYKPWQFRDYIPNAITLRMTYDDVFIYAKEKAMIRPDFKIEENRVSIPVIFAKIQGVSSDRADYWERMHTLTNDVHALGIQQFPFAKTTKANYHFHYQHSLDREGVLSPEKMVKSNWWRYGQLSLGLQTAIAHTIKACCEQPKLQKLKHESDYDVQLFIFKQASLLADEVLQLLQGFDYSQEVPRLVLYNMESNGEPSREDAATLLFLNQFGVDIIFYNPAGHTDIEEYIDLVHYDIHWLEDMVFGQAYQEYQVKEESRFKRFIKNIF; via the coding sequence GTGAGTTACATACAAATAGAACCTATCTTAGATACAAGGACAACAGATTGGTTAGCACGATTTCTTGCTTCATCTCGTGAAAGGCCTTCTTATTATATAGATGATTCGACTTTTCGATTTAACAGAATAGGTCTTCGTGTACTGGGTGTACCGTTAGTTGAAGATGAGTATTATAATTCGTTGTTTGATATGCAAGAAAAGTCATTCATTCACGTCCTTAGTGAAGAGCTAGACAAAACGATTGCGAATGAAGATTTTCAAGCTGTACAGGAAATCTTATTGCTTCATCAAAAAGAGCCAAAGGGGCTATCGATTAACCGGCTCATTGCCTTTATGTACGGGAAAAACCTGATTCCGAAGCACAATGATATAGCCATCAACCGTCATGTACAACTGTCTACAATTAAGATTGTCACTCATTTTCAACAACAGCAAAATCGTGGCTTGCAGTCGCCTGAATTCCGTCGATTTTTAATAGATATTGTTAAATGGTTGAAAAACCATTGGGAAAAATGGTCGGAATCGTTAATAGTTGGTGATGATTTCCCGAAAGTGGTTTGGTATGGCGAGCTATCCAGTAGTCAAAAGTATTTCTTGTTATTACTAATGGAATTTGGTTGCGATATACTCATTTTTCACCCGGCGGCACAGGATTTATTCGCTGAGGTAGATCCGAAAAATGAACGTTCTATCATGTATGAGTATGCGGATTCAGGTGAATTACAACCTTTTCCAACGCAACTGCGAGACCGTGAAACTACTGTGGCGTATCGTGCGACAAAACAACTCGAGAAGATGATGAATGATCATCAATCTGGGGTGTATAAGCCATGGCAATTCAGAGATTATATCCCGAACGCCATTACGTTACGTATGACCTATGATGATGTTTTTATTTACGCAAAAGAGAAGGCGATGATTCGTCCAGACTTCAAAATTGAAGAAAATCGTGTGTCGATTCCCGTCATCTTTGCCAAAATCCAAGGTGTCTCGAGTGACCGAGCGGATTATTGGGAGCGCATGCATACTTTAACAAATGACGTTCATGCGCTAGGCATTCAGCAATTTCCGTTCGCGAAAACGACAAAAGCGAATTATCATTTCCATTATCAGCATTCCCTTGATCGAGAAGGCGTATTATCACCTGAGAAAATGGTGAAGAGCAATTGGTGGAGATATGGTCAATTGTCACTGGGCCTTCAGACAGCCATTGCCCATACGATAAAAGCATGCTGTGAGCAGCCTAAATTACAAAAATTGAAGCATGAATCAGATTATGATGTACAGTTATTCATCTTTAAACAAGCCAGTTTATTGGCAGATGAAGTGCTACAATTACTACAAGGATTTGATTATTCACAAGAAGTACCTCGTCTTGTTTTATATAATATGGAGTCCAATGGTGAACCATCTCGAGAAGATGCAGCGACATTGCTATTTTTAAATCAATTTGGTGTAGATATCATTTTTTATAATCCTGCGGGGCATACGGATATCGAAGAGTATATTGATCTTGTGCATTATGATATCCATTGGCTAGAGGATATGGTATTTGGGCAAGCCTATCAGGAGTATCAGGTTAAAGAGGAATCCCGTTTTAAACGATTCATTAAAAATATTTTTTGA
- a CDS encoding HAD family hydrolase, translating to MILFTSDLDRTLIYSKRMMENYPVDGDIIPIEYKGDDIISYMSLDSIEMLRQFNEKQLFVPVTTRAVYQYERIEVFQNDIQPKYAITSNGGTILVDGKVDEEWGKLIQQRIAATAIPNEDLLRVFADIRHEEWVAKEFYVDALFYMFHVHLDRIPHAELRAFESRIGELGWRLFLHGRKLYILPTELNKAHAVDHLQKYLTYDMHVAAGDSLMDYDMLLQADIGYSPAHGEIFERRENDSKVAWINAAGATSTEDLLRNILQLD from the coding sequence TTGATCTTATTTACTTCTGATTTAGATCGCACGTTAATTTATTCGAAAAGGATGATGGAGAATTATCCTGTGGATGGTGACATCATTCCGATTGAATATAAAGGCGATGACATAATCAGTTATATGTCGCTAGATTCGATTGAAATGCTCCGGCAGTTTAATGAAAAACAGCTATTTGTGCCTGTCACAACGAGAGCTGTTTATCAATATGAGCGTATCGAAGTCTTTCAAAACGACATTCAACCTAAATACGCAATTACGAGTAACGGTGGAACGATTTTGGTGGATGGTAAAGTGGATGAAGAATGGGGTAAATTGATTCAGCAACGGATAGCCGCAACAGCCATCCCGAACGAAGACTTACTACGTGTATTTGCTGACATTCGTCACGAAGAGTGGGTCGCTAAAGAGTTTTATGTGGATGCGTTATTTTATATGTTCCATGTCCATCTAGACCGCATTCCTCATGCAGAGTTGAGGGCATTTGAAAGTCGGATTGGCGAACTAGGTTGGCGGCTATTCCTTCATGGACGAAAGCTCTATATCTTGCCAACCGAGTTGAACAAAGCGCATGCAGTCGATCATTTGCAAAAGTATTTGACGTATGACATGCATGTTGCTGCAGGTGATTCACTGATGGATTACGATATGTTGCTACAAGCGGATATTGGTTATAGCCCAGCACATGGAGAAATCTTTGAGCGGCGAGAAAATGATTCGAAAGTGGCATGGATAAATGCAGCAGGAGCTACCTCGACAGAGGACTTACTTCGCAATATTTTGCAGTTAGATTAA
- a CDS encoding cysteine protease StiP family protein, which yields MLTSSVKPDKMGSYEEEDVTFLLRDISHLVIETKTEEREGLIQSGTHYSEMLPVEYQPTADYISLFHNTLDLYAKRMAIAVGVVAEQIKQKNGLENLVLVSLARAGTPIGVLIKRYLKWNYQVSVPHYSISIIRGRGIDETAIDFIFEHHPQASIQFVDGWTGKGAITSELEAACTRYNTHHENQLVADLAVLADPGHCVRIYGTRDDFLIPSACLNSTVSGLVSRTVLNYDFMEKGDFHGAKYYRELADVDVSNLYIDTIEKEFNDVQSAIQASEEDDRTPSWKGQQSVERIQEKFAIDNQHFIKPGVGETTRVLLRRVPWKILVNPTFSNDLTHILMLAKERNVPVEEFTDMSYSCCGIIKEL from the coding sequence ATGCTTACATCATCAGTCAAACCCGATAAGATGGGTAGTTACGAGGAAGAAGATGTTACCTTTTTATTGCGTGACATAAGTCATTTGGTCATTGAAACAAAGACTGAGGAAAGAGAAGGTCTTATTCAATCAGGTACGCATTATTCCGAAATGCTTCCTGTTGAATATCAACCAACAGCAGACTATATTTCGCTGTTTCATAATACGTTAGACTTGTATGCGAAACGAATGGCCATTGCGGTTGGCGTCGTTGCGGAGCAAATCAAACAGAAAAATGGACTCGAAAATCTTGTGCTGGTTAGTTTAGCACGAGCAGGGACGCCAATCGGTGTATTAATCAAGCGTTACTTGAAATGGAATTACCAGGTGTCTGTCCCTCACTATTCCATCTCGATTATTAGGGGGCGGGGCATTGATGAAACAGCTATTGATTTTATTTTTGAACACCATCCACAGGCTAGCATCCAATTTGTCGATGGTTGGACGGGAAAAGGAGCGATTACGAGCGAATTAGAGGCCGCGTGCACGCGTTACAATACGCATCATGAGAACCAACTTGTAGCGGACTTAGCTGTATTAGCGGACCCAGGTCATTGCGTGCGTATTTACGGGACAAGAGATGATTTCTTAATTCCTTCTGCTTGTTTAAATTCAACGGTATCGGGACTTGTTAGCCGTACGGTATTGAACTATGACTTTATGGAAAAAGGCGACTTTCACGGCGCTAAATATTACAGAGAATTAGCCGATGTTGATGTTTCGAATCTCTATATCGATACGATTGAAAAGGAATTCAATGATGTGCAGTCTGCGATACAAGCATCCGAGGAAGATGATCGAACGCCTTCTTGGAAGGGGCAACAATCAGTAGAACGGATTCAAGAAAAGTTTGCGATTGACAATCAGCATTTTATTAAACCAGGCGTTGGGGAAACAACGCGTGTGTTGCTTCGAAGAGTACCGTGGAAAATTCTTGTGAATCCTACTTTCTCCAATGATTTAACGCATATTTTGATGCTCGCCAAGGAGCGCAATGTACCTGTGGAAGAATTTACGGATATGTCATATTCATGTTGTGGCATTATTAAAGAATTATAA
- a CDS encoding phosphoribosyltransferase family protein, translated as MDVSMKESYTILDDLKVEVEVLHNPYNFSLHELFQMATRINKKRSFLFVSKVLGKHLAVSPQLPLLVGNLLAMRYLEVVHGVQDPRVEEVAEAIRTKNHVAGMLTSIQNEPLSLPSPTTFIGFAETATALGHAVFSSFGNQAKYIHTTREQIDERTSIINFEEEHSHATSHRVYALDQQFFQDDSEVVLVDDEMTTGKTAINIIKTLKTAYPIKKVFTVVSILDWRSAEHRECFRQLEDELAITIHVVSLLDGAIAVTGQPILQEGSIETIPSFRQEVTTISIQELLAPELFEAVRSTESNGGTNHSSYIKATGRFGLTSEEDNAFSQQFQTVANHLKGQRKGQKTLVIGTGEFMYVPMQIASHMGEEVYFQATTRSPIYQSAKESYTIQNKFVFDSPENAGLTNHLYNIREHQYDEIMIFVERMSSYTGVDSLVQALRKTQIPFVTIVVLTEVVE; from the coding sequence ATGGATGTTTCAATGAAAGAAAGCTATACAATATTGGATGATTTAAAAGTGGAAGTAGAGGTTTTACACAATCCTTACAACTTCTCGTTACATGAGTTGTTTCAAATGGCAACGCGCATTAATAAAAAGAGAAGTTTTTTATTTGTTAGCAAAGTACTCGGAAAGCACCTTGCCGTAAGTCCACAACTTCCGTTACTAGTCGGTAATTTATTGGCCATGCGTTACCTAGAGGTCGTACATGGCGTTCAAGATCCGCGTGTCGAAGAAGTGGCGGAAGCGATTCGAACGAAGAATCATGTAGCAGGGATGTTGACGTCTATTCAAAACGAACCGCTTTCATTGCCGAGTCCTACGACTTTTATTGGTTTTGCGGAGACTGCAACGGCATTGGGGCATGCGGTGTTTAGTTCGTTTGGCAATCAGGCAAAATATATTCATACAACAAGAGAACAAATTGATGAACGTACGTCCATTATCAATTTTGAAGAAGAGCACTCACATGCGACTAGCCATCGCGTCTATGCGCTAGATCAGCAATTTTTCCAAGACGATAGCGAAGTTGTACTTGTAGACGATGAAATGACGACAGGGAAGACAGCCATTAATATCATTAAGACGCTTAAAACGGCTTATCCAATCAAAAAGGTGTTTACAGTCGTGTCGATTTTGGATTGGCGATCAGCGGAACATCGCGAGTGCTTTCGACAGTTGGAAGACGAATTAGCGATCACGATTCATGTTGTATCTTTGTTAGATGGCGCCATTGCTGTGACTGGCCAACCAATTTTACAAGAAGGCAGCATTGAAACGATACCATCGTTTCGGCAAGAAGTAACGACTATCTCCATTCAAGAATTATTAGCGCCAGAGCTATTTGAAGCAGTTCGTTCAACTGAATCGAATGGTGGTACCAACCATTCTTCTTATATAAAAGCTACAGGGCGGTTTGGACTTACTAGTGAAGAAGATAACGCATTTTCTCAGCAATTTCAAACAGTCGCAAATCATTTAAAAGGACAGCGTAAAGGGCAAAAAACCTTGGTCATTGGAACCGGAGAATTCATGTATGTACCGATGCAAATTGCTTCCCATATGGGGGAAGAAGTTTATTTCCAAGCAACTACACGTAGTCCAATCTATCAATCGGCTAAAGAATCCTATACAATCCAAAACAAATTCGTCTTTGATAGCCCAGAAAATGCAGGTTTAACGAATCATTTGTATAATATTAGGGAGCATCAATACGATGAAATCATGATTTTTGTTGAAAGAATGTCATCTTATACAGGTGTGGATTCATTAGTACAAGCATTACGTAAAACGCAAATACCGTTTGTTACGATTGTTGTTTTGACAGAAGTAGTTGAATAG